Part of the Lotus japonicus ecotype B-129 chromosome 6, LjGifu_v1.2 genome, TTGGGGGGGGCAATGGCCCCCTATGTCCCTTCATAGTTCCACCACTGAGCTTAACCTACTTTCACATCCCTATGTGAATCCCTTCCTCTATACATATCGGGGTAAAATCACTCCTAATTACATTCTCGATACATAACATCACATTCATGATTTTTCAGCAATTCATAACACAATATCATGGATGCTATTTGAGGTTCAACTTCCTCATATGCCTTGATTGCGAAACCCAATCACCAAAGGGGATCAATCTCGCGTATTGTAAGAACAAGtttgtatttaatttaattattcacAATAACAAATGTCTACAGAAAAAAACAACTTTggatataagtttttttttaagtgttGAGATATGGCGTAAGACGCAGGTCTTTGTCATATTTATTTTCATCTGAGTGCAATAACCATGCGAATATGCGGATAAAATTTGGAATGAGCAGATGAAGTATGCAAGTAGAGACAAGTTACCAGCACCACTACTTCCAAACCAGaatcattaattattctaagtatgatttgtttttattttaaagacGAGGATCGTTGTATTCACGGCCTGCAATTTCACCATCATAAACTTCTCATTTATAATTAATGTAGTAactttgtttttaatgcttgaGATTGCCATTACTGCAGACAGTTTGAGTATATCTAGTGGTCAATGTTACTTGTATAAATGATGAAGATGGTGATTAAATTGGTTTCCTTATTGCTCTAATGGGCCGCATTTGATTTTGCAATTTTTGGCGATTAAGAAAGTGACATGGTTTTTGctcaaaataaagaaagaaagtgACATGGTTGGACCAAAAGTAGATTTCTATTTTCTAGTATACGCTGCATTTTGTGACAGTCTAACatgttcaaaaatattttattttatttttttgaaacaaaaaatgttGTAATTAAATGACACTTATAGACTGCTAATGATTATTTTAATAGTAGGCATTCATTAATTACTAaacagtatttttttttttttctttttcggcCCAAGTGCTTTGACTACTACTACTCAAATATATCAAACACGAATGGTCCAGGTCCATATGGGTTGGTATCACATTCATTCCAGCTCGTGGAGGCCGAAGTGCTTTATTcaccaagtttttttttttctctcctttACTAGCTAATGCTATTAGCTAAGTGTAtgtttgattttcagttttaaaGTGTTTCACCCAACAGTATTGTAAGGGTAAAGTATTTTTTAAAGTTCTCTTGACTTATGGGTGGAAATAGATTCTAAGGTTACTCATTAGTCATCACTCATCACTACTCCCTCCGTTGTTATGAGCAAAAAACGAGTGAGGCCAATGTGACGTCCGCGCAGAGGTGGGGGATTTCCTCCGATTTGCACTAAGTTGGGCCAACGAGACCCAATCTCAtgcgtgcgagggtcaactccttACCAAGCTCTTTACCACCTCCCTGTCAAACTCATTACATAtgagacttttgaaatacacCAAATTTTCCAACACAAACTATCGTCATAATCATCCTCACATCTAACTAAACatgtaatttgatttttttcccCCTTCTTTTATACAAAAATTATTCTTACAAGTATAATTAGTTAAACATCAAAGATTCGTGTAGATTATtagagagatatgaagagaTAGGTGGTGAATTTGATATGCGATGTGATCAAAAGAGAcatgtaaaagaaaaaagacGTCACAAGGTGTATGCGCACTGTTTAGTGGTACACGTATTATtactatgttttttatttttcaaaagttATTTATTATTCAATCTGATCTCTATAATAAAAAATCTTGAATGAGTCTTTTTCAACACTTTTATTGCGTGTAAATTAATTTTCGTAGTATTAATTAACCATTTATCAATTAATTTTTGGTCTCTAACATTTATCATTTGTTATTACAACATTAATGGTTTTCAGCGTATTGGGCTGTTGTATTCTGGTCTGAAAAAGACCAACCCATGTGGTCTCAATTCAATTCAACAGTTCTGAGTTCTTCTGACAAATCTATTGAAACCTGAGAGAGAAAAACTCCTTAATTGCATTTGTACTCAGCTACCCACCCATTCACCCAACCCAACCACGCACAATCGAAAACGAACAAGTTTTGCTGATCACTAGTTCCCAAATTCAACTTCTGAGCTTCTTGTTGTTGCCATGGAATTCAAGTCCCTGTCTCTGCAATTTCTTCTCCTTCTACTTCCTCTTCATGCTCTCGCTTCCAATGCTGTGAGTATATATGCTACTCCTTTTTCTTATTCTTCTCAGAAATTTAAACGTGAACCCTTTTAACCATGCTTTGTTTTGCTTTTGCTTTGCAGACACTCAATGGGACTTGTGGTTCTTTCAATACAGACCCTAAAGGTATGATTGATTTTTGCACCTTAAATCTGCAAAATAACATTTACTTGATGTAGTTGCATTTTACTATATAGGACTATTTACTACCTGAATTAACAGACtatggccccgtttggaagagcttatttgagcttatctgatagcataagcgcttgtGTAAGTGTTTGTGAGAGCTTacgcaaacagcttatggcctacCATAAACTGTtctgagcttattttcataagctactcagaaTAGCTTATAAGAAAGAGCCTatacttatatatagcttattttcaatttatttcaataacttttttaaaatagcttatgaataaccGCTTATGCGCTTATGTGACATAAGCACTTATGACcgtaagcgcttaattaagatGTTTTCCCATACGGGACCTATATAAGTGATCTGCTATTAACAATCAAGTTAACTACCAAGCTAACTAGTACTTGTTGATTTTTATAATGAAATGTGTGTGCTTGAAGTCACATCTTGATAATCATTTCTCTACTGTGTGAGGATAGGCTTTGAATACTCATGCTCTAGTTAGTAACCGTAATCCATGtattacataatttaattttctttgtgCAGCACCATGTCCAATTGGCTGGGTTATTGACCCTAATAATAAGACCAGGTGCTTTCTCCATGTTGAGAGTCCTCAATCTTGGAATGACTCAGAGACTTGTTGTGATAAATATGGTGGACATTTAGCATCATTGACATCACTTCAGGAACTACACTTTGCTCAAAGTCTGTGTGGTGAGTCTATAAATAGTTGCTGGATTGGTGGAAGAAGACTCAACTCTACGGGTGGTTTTCAGTGGATGTGGTCTGATAATTCTCAGTGGAATAAGTCCATGTTTCCTTTGGTCAATTGTACTGGAACTGGACTATCTTGTCATGTAAACAGCACATACAATTTATGTACAGTGGTGACTAATAACTCAAAATCTCTCATTAGTGAGAGGTGTGACAATCCTCATGCTTCTCTATGCATACTGGAAATAGGTGTGCTTTTTGTATACATTACTTGTCCATTCCATTCTCATTTTACATTCCATTCTCATATTTACCAATTCTTTTATTCTCTTTCCCAaaagttttgttttttgttacCTATTCTTGAGAAATATGTTGCACTATTGCTtattgtaactttttttttccttttcttttcttatatcTCGATTACACtttatgtaattttttaataatcattgcCTACTTAACTATtgattctgttttttttttcctcatcTCAGATACCAAATGTAAACATATGCACTGCCACAGGGAATACCTTATCATCCTTGCAGTGGTGAGTGCATTGATACTCTCCACAACATTAGCAGTGGTACTTTGGCTTCTTTTATGTAAACGGGGCAAGAAGAGACGACGGTCTAGAAAACTATCTGATCCAGCTTCTCTTCCATCATGGAAAGTCTTTACCAAAGAGGAATTGAGGTCAATTACTAAGAATTTCAGTGAAGGTAACCGTCTTGTCGGGGATACGAAGACTGGTGGTACATACAGTGGGGTCCAACCAGATGGCTCAAAGGTTGCAGTTAAGAGAATAAAGAGGTCAAGCTTTCAGAGGAAAAAGGAGTTCTATTCTGAAATAAACAGGGTTGCAAGGCTTCGTCATCCAAATCTGGTGACTGTAGTGGGGTGCTGCTATGGTCATGGTGACCGCTACATTGTTTACGAGTTTGTAGCCAATGGACCCTTAGATAAATGGCTGCATCACATACCAAGAGGAGGTCGCAGCTTAGATTGGGCTATGAGGATGAAAATTGCAACAACACTTGCTCAAGGAATTGCGTATGTCCAAAatatactttttcttttataactTTCTGCGTGTTGATTTATAACTTTTTCTTTCCTTATTTAGATACATATTTTGACTTGATTAGTAGAAGATTAGAAGTGTTCTTATTGTGCATCTTGAACTTTTTTggttgtaagttgtaactaaCTGTGAGCATTTAGGTTATTGACATATTAGTAAATCCCAGATAGCGGCCAGCCCCAAAAGTGGAATAGCGGTATATTGCATAGCGGGATGGCCGCTATGctgattttttatatataattttatatacttaataatttaatactatatacatataaatactcaaattataaatattaccTAAAATTCATAACACTGGTTGTCGAAGACACAATGGTTGCCAGAGAAGGGGGGGTCGAAGAGGAGTTTCGAGAAGGAATGCTGGAGCGAGTAAAATTAGATGCGTGAGAGTTATTCAGTGGGCTTTGACCTAAATTTTCCCTTGAAGTTCCAATTATGCCCCCAAAAAGGTCACCCAACAGTTTAAAACCGAGGGCTTTGTGTCATTTTCCTGCCTGTCACATTTGCGCCGAGATTTCCCGCAAATGGCCGCGATTTCTATGCGCGATGCATGAGACACCTTTTAGTGGCAGGACTCCGCTATAGTGGTGCAATCGCGAGCTATTTACTAGTGAGTAGTGCCAACTCTGGGTTATTCTCCCTTGGTCTTTGCAGTTTGTATGCATTCTGTATAATTTGTACTGCATTGCCACTTTGAATTATTTATCAAATCCAGTTAAGAATTATCATGCTTAGGATTTCCAAAATGCAGCTATCAAACCAACCATCCTCATAttggattttaattttatattcagATCaataatcatcatcttcctcctgTCTTTTGATGAGACAGGGGTCTCCACTTAGCCAATTAACATGTTATTGGAATAGTAGTGCTAAATTAGTTAAAATTGCTCAGCTGATGTATGTAGTCCTCAATCTCCTCTGAGAAATAAAAATTCTGAGTGTATTTTTTGGGTGGATAGGATAATGTTAGAACCAACCATTATTTATTTACGTCCATTAATTTTGCTTTTATATCTTTCTCTCTATGACATTATCCTGTCATGTTATCTTTGTCTATTAGAAAAGAGGAAATAGTTAAGGTGCTTTTAATCAGAATTGTCAATAGCCGCTTTTGGCTTAAACTTATTGGTTACCTTGAATTTGCTAGTATTTACTTGTATGATTTTTTAAGACACCTATGactttttattgttaattataaatGTGATTTTTGactatccccccccccccccaattttTTAGcatttttatatgtatatagtctaaaatataaattatttacacTGTAAAAATTCATCATAGCGGCCATATATACCGTTATAGCATTTTCTGGATCAGCCGCTATCCAGGATTGATAATACTGCTCGTAATAACTGAGTTTCATATTCATTAATTATGGTATGTGCTATCTACAGTTTTCCTAGTCCAGCACCAGACAGTTGATTTATTTGGTCGACACACCAGACAGTAACTAAATCAGGATTCTTTTTCTTACcagataaaaataatttagtttAAATTAACCTTCTCTTGTTGTGTTCATCTGTTGTTTAGTCAATATAAACTTTTTTTGTGCACTAGGCCTTTCAACTTTGAAGGTCATTTAAAACATGAAAGATGTATCACTTGGCATAAATCTTTAAGGAAATTTTCCTGGATGGATCAGACGAATTCCGTACTTCTTTGTTTCACGTCTATTGTGATGTTCAACAAATTATTGATAATTTGTGGTCCTATGGTAGCCCAAGTTCTATCAACTAATTGACTTATTTATGTTTCTTATGATGCTacctttttattatataaaatatgcaTGGCCTTGTATCCGGATCTAGGATATCATGAAGAAATCTGTTAGATTTTGAGATTTCAGTGTCTTTCCGACCACTACTAGATATCCAAGTAAAAGTTTGTGAAGTATAACATAGTAGAAATCTATCAACTACATACATGCCAATAGGAAAGAGTGGTGGGGAGGGGATGGAGAAGAGAGGACGGGTATATAAATTAAAACCCGTGCCCTAGCCTCCTGGGGAACCACACACATTTTTTTTGTGTTTCTCGTAATGCTAATTATAATTTTGATTCCCTCAAATAACAGTATTTCCTGTGACTTCTTGAATTTTCTTACATGCTTGATTTATCAACAAGAAAAAGGACTCCATAGTCCCATAGCATTTTAAACTTGGTGGATATATTAATAAGTTTTTTCCTCCCTTTCCATTTCAACAGGTTTCTGCATGACAAGGTTAAGCCGCAAGTTGTGCACCGAGACATACGTGCTAGTAATGTTCTGCTGGATGAGGAGTTCGGAGCACACCTCATGGGTGTCGGTCTGTCCAAGTTTGTGCCATATGA contains:
- the LOC130722798 gene encoding C-type lectin receptor-like tyrosine-protein kinase At1g52310 encodes the protein MEFKSLSLQFLLLLLPLHALASNATLNGTCGSFNTDPKAPCPIGWVIDPNNKTRCFLHVESPQSWNDSETCCDKYGGHLASLTSLQELHFAQSLCGESINSCWIGGRRLNSTGGFQWMWSDNSQWNKSMFPLVNCTGTGLSCHVNSTYNLCTVVTNNSKSLISERCDNPHASLCILEIDTKCKHMHCHREYLIILAVVSALILSTTLAVVLWLLLCKRGKKRRRSRKLSDPASLPSWKVFTKEELRSITKNFSEGNRLVGDTKTGGTYSGVQPDGSKVAVKRIKRSSFQRKKEFYSEINRVARLRHPNLVTVVGCCYGHGDRYIVYEFVANGPLDKWLHHIPRGGRSLDWAMRMKIATTLAQGIAFLHDKVKPQVVHRDIRASNVLLDEEFGAHLMGVGLSKFVPYEAMHERTVMAGGTYGYLAPEFVYRNELTTKSDVYSFGVLLLEIVSGRRPAQAVDSVGWQSIFEWATPLVQAHRYHELLDPHISSSSSSIIPEASTIQKVVDLVYSCTQHVPSMRPRMSHVVHQLQQFVQPPTK